In a single window of the Pseudomonas oryzihabitans genome:
- the paaF gene encoding 2,3-dehydroadipyl-CoA hydratase PaaF: MPRTLNVLPPEKGVCLITLQRPEALNALSTELLGELAQALETAEREPEVRVVVLTGSRKAFAAGADLKEMAERDLIGTLEDPRVRHWQRIAAFSKPLIAAVNGFALGGGCELAMHADILIAGRDARFGQPEINLGIIPGAGGTQRLLRAVGKSQAMQMVLTGEAIDACQAQRVGLVSEITQPELTVERALEIGRLIAAKAPLAVRLAKEVLLKAQDVDLASGLKIERQAFIMLAGTADRTEGLRAFQEKRPPRFVGR, translated from the coding sequence ATGCCGCGCACCCTGAATGTGCTGCCGCCGGAGAAAGGTGTCTGCCTGATCACCCTCCAGCGCCCCGAGGCGCTGAATGCCCTCTCCACCGAACTGCTGGGCGAGTTGGCACAAGCCCTGGAAACAGCCGAACGGGAGCCTGAGGTCCGCGTCGTGGTCCTCACCGGCAGCCGCAAGGCCTTCGCCGCGGGCGCCGATCTCAAGGAGATGGCCGAACGGGATCTGATCGGTACCCTCGAAGACCCCCGGGTCCGCCACTGGCAACGCATCGCCGCCTTTTCCAAACCCCTGATCGCCGCGGTCAACGGCTTCGCCCTGGGCGGTGGCTGCGAGTTGGCCATGCATGCCGACATCCTCATCGCCGGCCGCGACGCCCGCTTCGGCCAACCGGAAATCAATCTCGGCATCATCCCCGGCGCGGGTGGTACCCAGCGCCTGCTGCGGGCGGTCGGCAAGTCCCAGGCCATGCAGATGGTGCTCACCGGCGAGGCCATCGATGCCTGCCAGGCCCAGCGCGTCGGCCTGGTCAGCGAGATCACCCAACCCGAACTCACCGTCGAGCGCGCCCTCGAAATCGGCCGACTCATCGCGGCCAAGGCGCCACTGGCGGTGCGCCTCGCCAAGGAGGTGCTGCTCAAGGCGCAAGACGTGGATCTCGCCAGCGGGCTGAAGATCGAGCGCCAGGCCTTCATCATGCTGGCGGGCACCGCGGACCGCACCGAAGGCCTTCGCGCCTTCCAGGAAAAACGCCCGCCGCGCTTCGTCGGCCGCTAA
- the paaG gene encoding 2-(1,2-epoxy-1,2-dihydrophenyl)acetyl-CoA isomerase PaaG: MTFEHLLFSVEDGVALLSLNRPEQLNSFTPPMHLELREALKQVRQTPEVRVLLLTGEGRGFCAGQDLSDRNVAPEAAMPDLGASIETYYNPLIRALRDLPMPVICAVNGVAAGAGANIPLACDLVLAARSASFIQAFCKIGLIPDSGGTWMLPRLIGMARAKALALLGERLTAEQAADWGLIYRVVDDAELRSEALKLARHLATQPTAGLALIKRSLNASFDNSFDEQLDLERDLQRLAGRSDDYREGVSAFMAKRSPTFRGR; this comes from the coding sequence ATGACCTTCGAACACCTGCTGTTCTCCGTCGAAGACGGCGTCGCCCTGCTCAGCCTGAATCGGCCGGAGCAGCTCAACAGCTTCACCCCGCCGATGCACCTGGAGCTGCGCGAGGCCCTCAAGCAGGTGCGCCAGACGCCCGAGGTGCGGGTGCTGCTGCTGACCGGTGAAGGGCGCGGCTTCTGCGCCGGCCAGGATCTCTCCGATCGCAATGTGGCACCCGAGGCGGCGATGCCAGATCTCGGCGCCTCCATCGAGACCTACTACAACCCCCTGATCCGCGCCCTGCGCGACTTGCCCATGCCGGTCATCTGCGCCGTGAACGGCGTGGCCGCCGGCGCCGGGGCCAATATCCCCCTGGCCTGCGACCTGGTCCTGGCCGCACGCTCGGCGAGTTTCATCCAGGCCTTCTGCAAGATCGGCCTGATCCCCGACTCGGGCGGCACCTGGATGCTGCCACGCCTCATCGGCATGGCCCGCGCCAAGGCGCTCGCCCTGCTGGGTGAACGTCTCACCGCCGAACAGGCCGCCGACTGGGGGCTGATCTACCGGGTGGTGGACGACGCCGAACTGCGCAGCGAAGCCCTCAAGCTTGCCCGCCATCTCGCGACCCAGCCCACGGCCGGACTGGCGCTGATCAAGCGCAGCCTGAACGCCAGTTTCGACAATAGTTTCGACGAGCAACTGGACCTGGAGCGCGACCTGCAACGCCTGGCCGGGCGCAGCGACGACTATCGTGAGGGTGTCAGCGCCTTCATGGCCAAGCGCTCCCCCACCTTCAGGGGCCGCTGA
- the paaH gene encoding 3-hydroxyacyl-CoA dehydrogenase PaaH, producing MVALPETARIAVIGAGAMGAGIAQVAAQAGHEVQLYDNRPGAAVRAIDGIAWQLGRLVEKGKLEGATRDAILSRLRPAVSLDALAEVSLVIEAIVEDLAVKGALFAQLEALCAPDCILASNTSSLSITALAAGLERPERLAGLHFFNPAPLMALVEVVSGLATDAAVVETLLATARRWGKRPVRTRSTPGFIVNRVARPFYAESLRLLQEGAASCASLDALLREAGGFRMGAFELTDLIGQDINYAVTCSVFNAYHGDPRFRPSLIQKELVDAGRLGRKSGQGFYDYREGATRPAPTELESAATVDGCVLEGDLGVARSLVQRLRATGIAVTERAGSGLLRVGDAVLALSDGRLASERARQEGLRNLVLFDLALDYGTASRLAISWAADTTPLARDQAVALLRHAGLKVTPIRDLPGLPVLRTVAMLANEAADAVLHQVASAADVDLALCAGVNYPLGPLAWAEAIGLGLVLTTLENLQRSYGEDRYRPSLLLRRTLAEGGRLHE from the coding sequence ATGGTTGCCTTGCCAGAGACAGCGCGGATCGCGGTCATCGGCGCCGGGGCCATGGGCGCCGGCATCGCCCAGGTCGCGGCCCAGGCCGGCCACGAGGTGCAGCTCTACGACAACCGCCCCGGCGCCGCTGTCCGGGCCATCGATGGCATCGCCTGGCAACTCGGTCGGCTGGTGGAAAAGGGCAAGCTGGAGGGCGCCACGCGCGACGCCATCCTCAGTCGCCTGCGGCCCGCGGTGTCCCTCGACGCCCTGGCCGAGGTCAGCCTAGTGATCGAAGCCATCGTCGAGGACCTCGCGGTCAAAGGCGCGCTCTTCGCGCAACTCGAAGCCCTCTGCGCCCCTGACTGCATCCTCGCCAGCAACACCTCTTCGCTGTCCATCACGGCGCTGGCTGCGGGCCTCGAGCGACCCGAGCGGCTGGCCGGCCTGCACTTCTTCAATCCCGCGCCGCTGATGGCGCTGGTCGAGGTGGTCAGCGGCCTGGCCACCGACGCGGCGGTGGTGGAGACGCTGCTGGCCACCGCCCGTCGCTGGGGCAAGCGCCCGGTCCGCACCCGCTCAACCCCCGGTTTCATCGTCAATCGCGTCGCCCGCCCCTTCTATGCCGAGAGCCTGCGCCTGCTGCAGGAAGGCGCCGCCAGCTGCGCCTCGCTGGATGCGCTGCTGCGTGAGGCCGGTGGCTTCCGCATGGGCGCCTTCGAGCTGACCGACCTCATCGGCCAGGACATCAACTATGCCGTCACCTGCTCGGTGTTCAACGCCTATCACGGTGATCCGCGCTTTCGGCCCTCGCTGATCCAGAAGGAGCTGGTCGATGCCGGCCGCCTGGGCCGCAAGAGCGGCCAGGGCTTCTATGACTATCGCGAAGGCGCGACCCGTCCGGCTCCAACCGAATTGGAAAGCGCCGCCACCGTCGACGGCTGCGTGCTGGAAGGCGACCTCGGCGTGGCCCGGTCATTGGTGCAGCGCCTGCGGGCCACGGGGATCGCCGTCACCGAGCGGGCCGGTAGCGGCCTGTTGCGAGTGGGCGATGCGGTACTGGCCCTGAGCGACGGGCGCCTGGCGAGCGAGCGCGCCCGGCAAGAGGGCCTGCGCAATCTGGTCCTGTTCGATCTGGCGCTGGACTACGGCACGGCTAGCCGCCTGGCCATCAGCTGGGCAGCCGACACCACCCCCCTGGCCCGTGATCAGGCCGTCGCCCTGTTGCGCCACGCCGGCCTCAAGGTCACACCGATCCGCGACCTGCCCGGTCTGCCGGTGCTACGCACGGTGGCGATGCTGGCCAATGAAGCGGCCGATGCCGTCCTGCATCAGGTGGCGTCCGCCGCGGACGTGGATCTCGCCCTTTGCGCTGGCGTCAATTACCCACTTGGGCCACTGGCCTGGGCGGAGGCGATCGGCCTGGGACTGGTACTGACCACCCTGGAAAACCTGCAGCGCAGCTATGGTGAGGATAGGTATCGACCCTCGCTGCTGTTGCGCCGAACCCTGGCCGAAGGAGGTCGCCTGCATGAATGA
- the paaI gene encoding hydroxyphenylacetyl-CoA thioesterase PaaI, protein MNDAHSQPLAEACAEALLSRDRASRQLGIQLLDVGPGSARLSMLVTQDHLQGYGTCHGGLLFTLADSAFAVACNTYDQATVASGCSIDFLAPAQAGDRLVATAIEQSRRGRTGLYDVRIDNQQGQLIALFRGRAYRVHGPVLVQETREE, encoded by the coding sequence ATGAATGACGCCCATTCGCAGCCCCTGGCCGAGGCCTGCGCCGAAGCCCTGCTCAGTCGCGACCGCGCCTCTCGCCAGCTGGGCATCCAGCTGCTCGACGTCGGCCCCGGCAGCGCCCGCCTGAGCATGCTGGTCACGCAAGACCACCTGCAGGGCTACGGCACCTGCCACGGCGGCCTGCTCTTTACCCTGGCCGACTCGGCCTTTGCGGTCGCCTGCAACACCTACGACCAGGCCACGGTCGCGAGCGGTTGCAGCATCGATTTTCTGGCCCCGGCCCAAGCGGGAGACCGCCTGGTGGCGACCGCCATCGAGCAGAGCCGGCGGGGTCGCACCGGCCTCTATGACGTCCGTATCGACAACCAGCAGGGCCAGCTTATCGCCCTGTTCCGCGGCAGAGCCTACCGCGTGCATGGCCCGGTGTTGGTACAGGAGACCCGTGAGGAGTGA
- the paaK gene encoding phenylacetate--CoA ligase PaaK codes for MNLPLDANRALLDPLEIASLDSLRQHQLDRLRWSLKHAYENVPLYRRRFEEAQVHPDDLHSLDDLARFPFTGKSDLRDHYPYGMFAVPQHEIVRLHASSGTTGKPTVVGYTQGDIDTWASVMARSIRAAGGRKGDRVHIAYGYGLFTGGLGAHYGAERLGCTVIPMSGGQTEKQVQLIRDLQPDIIMVTPSYMLNLADEIERQGVDPHELRLRLGIFGAEPWTAELRRVVEERLGIVALDIYGLSEIMGPGVAMECAETKDGPTVWEDHFYPEIIDPVSGAVLPDGEYGELVFTSLSKEALPMIRYRTRDLTRLLPGTARPMRRIDKITGRSDDMLIIRGVNVFPTQIEEQVLKAGILAEVYELHLSRQGNLDSIEVHVELRHELQHLAATEQAQIAQELARQIKTHVGISTRVLLQPCHSLKRSEGKACHVYDCRQRA; via the coding sequence ATGAACCTGCCCCTCGACGCCAATCGTGCCCTGCTCGACCCGCTGGAGATCGCCAGCCTAGACAGCCTGCGCCAGCATCAGCTGGACCGGCTGCGCTGGAGCCTGAAGCACGCCTACGAGAACGTACCCCTGTATCGCCGGCGTTTCGAGGAGGCCCAGGTGCACCCGGACGACCTGCACTCCCTGGACGATCTGGCGCGTTTTCCCTTCACCGGCAAGAGCGACCTGCGCGATCACTATCCCTACGGCATGTTCGCCGTGCCCCAGCACGAGATCGTGCGCTTGCACGCCTCCAGCGGCACCACCGGCAAGCCAACGGTGGTGGGCTATACCCAGGGGGACATCGATACCTGGGCCAGTGTCATGGCCCGCTCGATTCGCGCCGCGGGCGGTCGCAAGGGTGACCGGGTGCATATCGCCTATGGCTACGGCCTGTTCACCGGCGGGCTGGGCGCCCATTACGGCGCCGAGCGCCTGGGCTGCACCGTGATCCCGATGTCGGGCGGCCAGACCGAGAAGCAGGTCCAGCTGATCCGCGACCTGCAACCCGACATCATCATGGTCACCCCTTCCTACATGCTCAACCTGGCGGACGAGATCGAACGCCAGGGCGTGGACCCGCACGAATTGCGGCTGCGCCTGGGCATCTTCGGCGCCGAACCCTGGACGGCCGAACTCCGCCGTGTGGTGGAAGAGCGCCTGGGCATCGTCGCCCTCGACATCTACGGCCTCTCCGAGATCATGGGGCCTGGCGTGGCCATGGAGTGCGCCGAAACCAAGGACGGCCCCACGGTGTGGGAAGACCACTTCTATCCGGAGATCATCGATCCGGTCAGCGGTGCCGTGCTGCCGGATGGTGAATACGGCGAGCTGGTCTTCACCTCGTTGAGCAAGGAAGCCCTGCCGATGATCCGCTATCGCACCCGCGACCTGACCCGCCTGCTGCCGGGTACCGCCCGCCCCATGCGGCGCATCGACAAGATCACCGGGCGGAGCGACGACATGCTCATCATCCGGGGCGTCAACGTCTTTCCGACCCAGATCGAGGAGCAGGTGCTCAAGGCCGGCATCCTGGCCGAGGTCTATGAACTCCACCTGTCCCGCCAGGGCAACCTGGACAGCATCGAGGTGCATGTGGAACTTCGGCACGAACTCCAGCACCTGGCCGCCACCGAACAGGCGCAAATCGCCCAGGAACTGGCACGGCAGATCAAGACCCACGTCGGCATCAGTACCAGGGTCCTGTTGCAGCCCTGCCACAGCCTCAAGCGCTCGGAAGGCAAGGCCTGCCACGTCTACGACTGTCGTCAGCGCGCCTGA
- the paaA gene encoding 1,2-phenylacetyl-CoA epoxidase subunit PaaA, with translation MYAQLVETGTKGVKSLEEMSPEERAFQQKIDDEIKIEAKNWMPEAYRQTLIRQISQHAHSEIVGMLPEGNWVTRAPTLKRKLQLMAKIQDEAGHGLYLYSAMETLGADRDEEIAKLHTGKAKYSSIFNYPTLNWADMGAVGWLVDGAAIVNQVVLQRTSYGPYSRAMIRICKEESFHQRQGYELLLTMMRQGTQAQRDMVQDAINRLWWPALMMFGPNDAHSPNSAQSLAWKIKRQSNDELRQRFIDQTVPQLELLGCTAPDPELRWNEARGHYDFGAIQWEEFYEVLKGNGPCNAERLATRRNAIDGGAWVREAAVAHARKKQQRTSAA, from the coding sequence ATGTACGCGCAACTGGTCGAGACCGGCACCAAGGGTGTCAAGTCGCTCGAAGAGATGTCACCCGAGGAGCGGGCGTTCCAACAGAAGATCGATGACGAGATCAAGATCGAAGCCAAGAACTGGATGCCCGAGGCCTATCGCCAGACGCTGATCCGGCAGATCTCCCAGCATGCCCATTCGGAAATCGTCGGCATGCTGCCCGAGGGCAACTGGGTGACCCGCGCGCCGACCCTCAAGCGCAAGCTGCAGCTGATGGCCAAGATCCAGGACGAAGCCGGCCACGGGCTCTACCTGTACAGCGCCATGGAGACCCTGGGCGCCGACCGTGACGAGGAGATCGCCAAGCTGCACACGGGCAAGGCCAAGTACTCCAGCATCTTCAACTACCCGACGCTGAACTGGGCCGACATGGGCGCGGTGGGCTGGCTGGTGGATGGCGCCGCCATCGTCAACCAGGTGGTCCTGCAGCGCACCTCCTACGGCCCCTATTCCCGCGCCATGATCCGTATCTGCAAGGAGGAGAGCTTCCACCAGCGCCAGGGCTACGAGCTGCTGCTGACGATGATGCGCCAGGGTACCCAGGCCCAGCGGGACATGGTGCAGGACGCCATCAACCGGCTCTGGTGGCCGGCGCTGATGATGTTCGGCCCGAACGACGCGCACTCTCCCAACAGCGCCCAGTCGCTGGCCTGGAAGATCAAGCGGCAGAGCAACGACGAGCTGCGCCAGCGCTTCATCGACCAGACCGTGCCGCAGCTGGAGCTGCTCGGCTGCACCGCGCCCGACCCGGAGCTCCGGTGGAACGAGGCTCGCGGGCATTACGACTTCGGCGCCATCCAGTGGGAGGAATTCTACGAGGTGCTCAAGGGCAACGGCCCCTGCAACGCCGAGCGCCTGGCCACCCGCCGCAACGCCATCGACGGTGGGGCCTGGGTCCGCGAAGCCGCGGTCGCCCACGCCCGCAAGAAACAACAACGCACTAGCGCCGCCTGA
- the paaB gene encoding 1,2-phenylacetyl-CoA epoxidase subunit PaaB: MAEWALFEVFVRSKHGLNHKHVGSVHAADAAMALENARELYTRRSEGVSLWVVPSAQITASSPDEKEPLFDPADDKVYRHASFYELPPEVGHM; this comes from the coding sequence ATGGCTGAATGGGCCCTGTTCGAAGTCTTCGTGCGCAGCAAGCACGGTCTCAACCACAAGCACGTCGGCAGCGTCCATGCGGCCGATGCCGCCATGGCCCTGGAGAACGCCCGTGAGCTCTACACCCGGCGCAGTGAGGGCGTGAGCCTCTGGGTGGTGCCCTCGGCGCAGATCACCGCCTCGTCGCCGGACGAGAAGGAGCCCCTCTTCGACCCCGCCGACGACAAGGTCTACCGGCATGCCAGCTTCTATGAGCTGCCCCCTGAAGTCGGCCACATGTGA
- the paaC gene encoding 1,2-phenylacetyl-CoA epoxidase subunit PaaC, with amino-acid sequence MSEHHAKIEYLLRLADSALIQGQRLCEWCGRAPALEEELALMNVGLDLVGQARNWYDYAAELLADGRDADHLAFRRDERAFRNLLLVEQPNGDYAVTLTKQFLYDAWHLPVLRGLSESGDARIAGIAAKAVKEVTYHLRRSGEWVERLGDGTEESHARMLAALPQVWRFTVELTQGDEVEQALQEAGIGPDPLAIASAWQAQVEETFARATLPVPAPAVNFYLSGRRGLHTEHLGTLLAEMQFLQRAHPDATW; translated from the coding sequence ATGAGTGAGCATCACGCCAAGATCGAGTACCTGCTGCGGCTGGCCGACAGCGCCCTGATCCAGGGCCAGCGGCTGTGCGAGTGGTGCGGCCGGGCCCCGGCGCTGGAAGAGGAGCTGGCGCTGATGAACGTCGGCCTGGATCTGGTGGGCCAGGCGCGCAACTGGTACGACTACGCGGCGGAATTGCTGGCCGACGGCCGCGATGCCGATCACCTGGCCTTTCGCCGCGACGAGCGTGCCTTCCGCAATCTGTTGCTGGTCGAGCAACCCAACGGCGACTACGCCGTGACCCTGACGAAGCAGTTCCTCTACGACGCCTGGCACCTGCCCGTGCTGCGCGGCCTGAGCGAGTCCGGCGACGCCCGCATCGCCGGTATCGCCGCCAAGGCGGTCAAGGAAGTCACCTATCATCTGCGTCGCTCCGGCGAATGGGTCGAGCGCCTGGGCGATGGCACCGAAGAGAGTCACGCACGGATGCTGGCTGCCCTGCCCCAGGTCTGGCGCTTTACCGTGGAGCTGACCCAGGGCGACGAGGTGGAGCAGGCGCTGCAGGAGGCAGGTATCGGCCCGGATCCGCTGGCCATTGCCAGCGCCTGGCAAGCGCAGGTCGAGGAGACCTTCGCCCGGGCCACCCTGCCCGTGCCCGCCCCTGCGGTGAACTTCTACCTCAGCGGACGCCGTGGCCTGCACACCGAACACCTGGGCACCCTGCTGGCGGAAATGCAGTTCCTGCAACGAGCCCATCCCGATGCGACCTGGTGA
- the paaD gene encoding 1,2-phenylacetyl-CoA epoxidase subunit PaaD, giving the protein MRPGELIASSHGARPGTAADLDLAWRVLGAVMDPEVPVVSVVDLGIVRDLDWQQGHLHVVVTPTYSGCPATEVIEQDIQQALETAGFAAPRLERRLDPAWTTDWITATGRQALSAYGIAPPAPGGSKRSLLGEAPEVSCPQCGSRDTERLSEFGSTACKALYRCLECREPFDYFKCI; this is encoded by the coding sequence ATGCGACCTGGTGAGCTGATCGCCAGCAGTCACGGCGCCCGTCCAGGCACCGCCGCCGACCTCGACCTGGCCTGGCGGGTGCTCGGCGCGGTGATGGATCCCGAGGTGCCGGTTGTCAGCGTGGTCGACCTGGGTATCGTGCGCGACCTGGATTGGCAGCAGGGCCACCTGCATGTGGTGGTGACCCCGACCTACTCCGGCTGCCCGGCCACCGAGGTCATCGAGCAGGACATCCAGCAGGCTCTTGAGACCGCCGGCTTCGCCGCCCCGCGCCTGGAGCGCCGCCTGGACCCGGCCTGGACCACCGACTGGATCACCGCCACCGGCCGCCAGGCGCTGAGCGCCTACGGCATCGCTCCCCCCGCCCCCGGTGGCAGCAAGCGCAGCCTGCTGGGCGAGGCGCCGGAAGTGAGCTGTCCGCAATGCGGCAGCCGCGACACCGAACGGCTGAGCGAATTCGGCTCCACGGCCTGCAAGGCGCTGTATCGCTGCCTGGAATGCCGCGAGCCCTTCGACTACTTCAAGTGCATCTGA
- the paaE gene encoding 1,2-phenylacetyl-CoA epoxidase subunit PaaE, with translation MSRFHRLTIRDVRPETRDAVSIAFDIPAELQERFRFTQGQHLVIRTRVEGEELRRSYSICSGVNDGELRVAIKRVNGGRFSTHANQALKVGSQLDVMPPAGRFQTPLDPQRQGHYLAVAAGSGITPILSIIKTTLETEPLSQITLLYGNRSGNAALFREQLEDLKNRYLQRLNLIFVFSREQQDVDLYNGRIDADKCAQLFSRWLDVPSLTAAFICGPQAMTEMVRTQLTARGLPAERIHFELFAAAGSERSEARQTIETGSTATSQITVIHDGRALAFDLPRNSASLLDASNAQGAELPYSCRAGVCSTCKCRVIEGEVEMDSNFALEDYEVKAGYVLACQAYPLSDRVVLDFDQR, from the coding sequence ATGAGCCGATTCCACCGCCTGACCATCCGCGACGTCCGTCCCGAAACCCGCGACGCCGTGTCCATCGCATTCGACATCCCCGCCGAACTGCAGGAACGCTTTCGCTTCACCCAGGGCCAGCACCTGGTGATCCGCACCCGGGTGGAGGGCGAGGAGCTGCGCCGCTCCTACTCGATCTGCAGCGGCGTCAACGATGGCGAGCTGCGGGTGGCCATCAAGCGGGTCAACGGCGGCCGTTTCTCCACCCACGCCAACCAGGCGCTCAAGGTCGGCAGCCAGCTGGATGTCATGCCGCCCGCGGGCCGCTTTCAGACTCCCCTTGATCCCCAGCGCCAGGGCCACTATCTGGCCGTGGCGGCAGGCAGCGGCATCACCCCCATCCTGTCGATCATCAAGACCACCCTGGAAACCGAACCGCTCAGCCAGATCACCCTGCTCTACGGCAATCGCTCGGGCAACGCCGCCCTGTTTCGCGAGCAACTGGAGGACCTGAAGAATCGCTATCTGCAACGCCTGAACCTGATCTTCGTCTTCAGCCGCGAACAACAGGACGTGGACCTCTACAACGGTCGTATCGACGCCGATAAATGCGCGCAGCTGTTCAGTCGCTGGCTGGACGTTCCTTCCCTCACCGCCGCCTTCATCTGCGGTCCCCAGGCGATGACCGAAATGGTACGGACGCAGCTCACCGCCAGGGGCCTGCCAGCTGAGCGCATCCACTTCGAGCTCTTTGCCGCCGCAGGAAGCGAGCGATCGGAGGCGCGTCAGACCATCGAAACCGGCAGCACCGCAACCAGCCAGATCACCGTCATCCACGATGGTCGCGCTCTGGCATTCGATCTGCCACGCAACAGCGCCAGCCTGCTGGACGCCAGCAACGCCCAGGGTGCTGAACTGCCCTATTCCTGCAGGGCGGGCGTCTGCTCCACCTGCAAATGCCGGGTGATCGAGGGTGAGGTGGAAATGGACAGCAACTTCGCCCTGGAGGATTACGAGGTCAAGGCCGGCTATGTGCTCGCCTGCCAGGCCTACCCCCTCAGCGACCGGGTGGTGCTCGACTTCGACCAGCGGTAA
- the paaZ gene encoding phenylacetic acid degradation bifunctional protein PaaZ — MNNAPVLQSFIGGRWIGQHGAQPLRSALNGRPVAHTHEERLDFTEALRHGRIQGQQALMALDFQQRAQCLKALGLYLLEHKERLYEISRHTGATRADSWIDVEGGASTLFAYAGLGRRELPSGNLIHEGPAFPLGKAGHFAGTHILVPRGGLAVHINAFNFPIWGMLEKFAPSFLAAMPCIIKPATATSYVTEAAVRLMQESGLLPSGSLQLIIGSTGDLLDQLQGQDVVTFTGSADTAARLRVTPNLIQRSIPFNAEADSLNCAILAPDVTPDDEEFELFVREVAREMTAKAGQKCTAIRRAIVPSQHLDAVAERLSARLAKLVIGDPAVEGVKMGALASHAQQADVAERVQALLASSELIHGARDGFEPRGDGVRDGAFFAPTLLRSRDPHAPGGAHDIEAFGPVSTLMGYADLDEALVLAARGQGSLVATLVTRAPQIAARMAPTMAALHGRLHILDREAAAESTGHGSPLPMLKHGGPGRAGGGEELGGLRAVKHYLQRAAVQGSPTMLMGITGEYVRGAVLHEGEVHPFRHHFDDLRIGESLLTHRRTVTEADLVNFGCLSGDHFYMHFDELAARQSQFGKRIAHGYFVLSAAAGLFVSPGVGPVLANYGLDTLRFVNPVGIGDTIQARLTCKRKIDQGKLSPLGEPQGVVAWDVEVTNQDQVLVASYDILTLVAKRADLAPAG; from the coding sequence ATGAACAACGCCCCCGTCCTGCAAAGCTTCATTGGCGGCCGCTGGATCGGCCAGCACGGTGCCCAGCCGTTGCGCAGCGCCCTGAATGGTCGACCGGTCGCCCATACCCACGAGGAACGCCTGGACTTCACCGAAGCGCTCCGGCATGGCCGCATCCAGGGGCAGCAGGCGCTGATGGCGCTGGACTTCCAGCAGCGCGCCCAGTGCCTCAAGGCCCTGGGGCTCTATCTGCTGGAACACAAGGAGCGCCTCTACGAGATCAGCCGCCACACCGGCGCGACCCGCGCGGACAGCTGGATCGATGTGGAGGGCGGCGCCAGCACCCTCTTCGCCTACGCCGGCCTCGGCCGCCGCGAGCTGCCCTCCGGCAACCTCATTCACGAAGGCCCGGCCTTCCCCCTGGGCAAGGCCGGGCATTTCGCCGGCACCCATATCCTGGTCCCCCGCGGGGGCCTGGCGGTGCATATCAATGCCTTCAACTTCCCCATCTGGGGCATGCTGGAGAAATTCGCACCCAGCTTTCTCGCCGCCATGCCCTGCATCATCAAGCCGGCCACTGCTACCAGCTACGTGACCGAAGCGGCTGTGCGCCTGATGCAGGAATCCGGTCTGCTGCCCTCCGGCAGTCTGCAACTCATCATCGGCAGCACCGGCGACCTGCTGGATCAGCTGCAAGGCCAGGACGTGGTCACCTTCACCGGCTCGGCGGACACCGCTGCCCGGCTGCGGGTCACGCCCAACCTGATCCAGCGTTCGATCCCCTTCAACGCCGAGGCGGATTCGCTGAACTGCGCCATCCTCGCCCCTGACGTCACACCCGACGATGAGGAATTCGAGCTCTTCGTCCGCGAGGTAGCGCGCGAGATGACCGCCAAGGCCGGGCAGAAATGCACTGCCATTCGCCGCGCCATCGTCCCCAGCCAGCATCTCGATGCCGTGGCCGAACGCCTGAGCGCCCGCCTGGCCAAGCTGGTGATCGGCGATCCGGCGGTGGAAGGCGTGAAGATGGGCGCCCTGGCGTCCCACGCCCAACAAGCCGATGTGGCCGAGCGCGTGCAGGCCCTGCTCGCCTCCAGCGAGCTCATCCATGGCGCCCGCGACGGCTTCGAGCCCCGTGGCGACGGCGTGCGGGACGGCGCCTTCTTCGCCCCGACCCTGTTGCGCAGCCGCGATCCCCATGCCCCCGGCGGCGCCCATGACATCGAAGCCTTCGGTCCGGTCAGCACCCTGATGGGCTACGCCGATCTGGACGAAGCCCTGGTGCTGGCGGCCCGCGGCCAGGGCAGCCTGGTAGCTACCCTGGTCACCCGCGCGCCACAGATCGCCGCGCGGATGGCACCGACCATGGCCGCCCTGCATGGCCGCCTGCATATCCTTGACCGTGAAGCCGCCGCCGAATCCACCGGCCACGGCTCCCCGCTGCCCATGCTCAAGCATGGCGGCCCCGGTCGCGCCGGTGGTGGTGAAGAGCTGGGCGGCCTGCGCGCGGTAAAGCACTATCTGCAACGCGCCGCAGTCCAGGGCTCCCCGACCATGCTCATGGGTATCACCGGCGAGTACGTCCGCGGCGCCGTCCTGCACGAAGGCGAGGTTCATCCCTTCCGCCACCACTTCGACGACCTGCGGATCGGTGAATCCCTGCTTACCCATAGACGCACGGTGACCGAAGCCGATCTGGTCAACTTCGGCTGCCTGTCGGGCGATCACTTCTACATGCACTTCGATGAACTGGCCGCGCGGCAATCGCAATTCGGCAAGCGCATCGCCCATGGCTACTTCGTACTCTCCGCCGCGGCCGGGCTGTTCGTTTCTCCCGGCGTCGGCCCGGTGCTGGCCAACTACGGCCTGGACACCCTGCGCTTCGTCAATCCGGTCGGCATCGGCGACACCATCCAGGCCCGCCTCACCTGCAAGCGCAAGATCGACCAGGGCAAGCTGAGTCCTCTAGGTGAGCCCCAGGGCGTGGTCGCCTGGGATGTCGAGGTCACCAATCAGGACCAGGTGCTGGTGGCGAGCTACGACATCCTGACGCTGGTCGCGAAGCGCGCTGACCTGGCGCCTGCCGGCTGA